GAAAAAAAGGCTCGTGAACAGGCAGAGCAAGAAAAAGAAGCCGAGGAGCAAAAAAAAATTCGCTTAGAAGGTGAAGAGGATGTAGCAGCCGATGCAGAAGAAGCTGATGCTGATGCTGATAAAGAAGAGACTGCTAGTCAAGAAGAAGCTACTGATAAAAAAGAAGCTGATGGGGAGGAAAGTGAGGGAGATTCTAGAGACACCGAGGAAAAGGAGACGTCTGAGGAAGATGTCCCAACCCTCCTTTCAAAAGAGGATATCCCAGAAGAAGATGAAGAGGAAGCGGAACAGCTGAGCGAAAAGGAGCTAAAAAAGCAACTAAAAGCTGAAAAAAAACAAGCTCGACGAGAAGCAAAAGCAGCGCGTGCAGGAAACACAGTTGACAAGAAACACATCCTTCGAGCGGTTCCTATCTTCTTAATGAGTATACTTGTGTGTGCCCTCTCTATTTATTTTTTAACGCCCTATGCCAGCTTAAAAGAAGTGACGGTTTCAGGAAATAAAGAGGTATCCTCAAAGGATATTTTATCTGCTTCAAACATTCATCCACAAGATTATACAGTGACGACCTTTTTGCAGCAAAAAGACCATGCTCAGAAGATTACCAAAAGCAATCCTTGGATAAAAGAAACCAAGCTAACCTATCAATTTCCGATAACCTTTAAAATCAAAGTGAAGGAAAACACCATTGTTGCCTACAGTTATTCTGCTGAGCAGTATTACCCAGTCCTCTCAAGCGGAGAAGAATTGCCAACTCCAGTAGATGCGGCAAAAATGCCAGAATCTTTTATCCGTCTAGACTTTTCCGACAAATCTATGTTGCGTTCTTTTGTGCAACAACTAGTAGTATTGCCTGAGACAGTGGTGGCGAATATGGGTACCGTTCAGCATACTCCTAGTAGAGCAACGCCAGATTTACTAACAGTGAATATGCTGGATGGAAATACGGTCTTAGTTCCCTTGGGGGATTTATCGAAAAAATTAGTGTATTACAACAAAATCCAAGGAAATTTACTTCCACCAAGCACTGTGGATATGGAAGTCGGTATTTTTAGCCATTTGACAACCCCTCCGGAAAAAACAGAAGAGCTGGAAACGACAGAAGAAGAACTAACGCTACCGCAGGAAGATGTTAATTAAATGAAATATATAAATTCTACCCATTTTCACACTTTTTGTGTTATAATAAACTTTGAATAACTATGCTTAGCGAAAATAGTTGTTAGACAAGACAGAAACGTGGTAGATAGAGAGGAATGATGTGATGGCTAGAGATGGCTTTTTTACAGGATTGGACATCGGAACAAGCTCGATTAAAGTCTTAGTAGCAGAACATGTAAATAATGAATTAAATGTTATTGGTGTCAGCAATGCAAAAAGTGCTGGTGTAAAAGATGGGATTATTGTAGATATTGAGGCGGCTGCAGGTGCTATTAAAAGTGCGATTGCGCAGGCAGAAGAAAAAGCAGGGATTTCGATTAAGATGGTCAATGTTGGTCTGCCAGCAAATCTCTTGCAACTAGAGCCGACGCAAGGAATGATTCCAGTTACCAGTGAGACAAAAGAGATCACAAATGTAGATGTGGAAAATGTTGTGAAATCTGCATTAACCAAGAGTATGACTCCTGATCGTGAAGTGATTACCTTTATTCCAGAAGAGTTTGTGGTGGATGGTTTTCAAGGCATTCGTGATCCTCGTGGGATGATGGGCATCCGCTTAGAAATGAGGGGGATCCTCTATACAGGTCCAAGAACCATTCTTCATAACTTGAGAAAAACAGTGGAGCGAGCAGGTGTTCAGGTTGAAAATATTGTCATTTCACCTCTTGCGATGATACGCTCTGTTTTGAATGAGGGCGAGCGTGAGTTTGGGACCACAGTCATCGATATGGGAGGTGGTCAAACGACGGTTGCCTCAGTTCGAGGACAGGAATTGCAATATACGAACATCTACCAAGAAGGCGGCGATTATGTCACAAAAGATATTTCTAAAGTCCTTCGTACCTCTCAAAAATTAGCCGAAAGTCTAAAATTCAATTATGGTGAAGCCTATGTTCCTGCTGCTAGTGAAGAATCGTTCCAAGTAGAAGTCATTGGTGAGGTAGAGCCTGTTGAAGTGACAGAGCGCTATCTAGCAGAGATTATTTCTGCACGGATTCGTCATATTTTTGATCAAATCAAACAAGACTTGGATCGCAGACATTTATTAGAATTCCCAGGTGGGATTGTGATTATCGGTGGGGGTGCACTTCTTCCAGGTGTGGTAGAGCTTGCACAAGAAGTCTTCCAAGTTCCAGTGAAATTATATGTTCCAAATCAAATCGGAATTCGAAATCCTGCCTTCGCACATGTGATTAGTTTATCAGAGTATGCAGGTAATTTGGCGGAAGTAGACATCTTGGCTCAAGCAGCGGTTCATGGAGATGAAAGTTTGAGACACAAGGCGATTGAGTTTACACGCCCTGTTCAAATCGAGCAACGGGTGAATCCATTGCCAAACTTTACGCAGCCAAAACCGGACAATATGCAACCAATTGCAGATATGGAAACAGTCACTATTCCGGTAGAAAATGGGCCAGAACCAGAACAGCCAAAAGAAAAATTAACAGATCGTGTCCGTCATTTATTGGGCAATATGTTTGACTAAAGGAGAAGGAAAAATTATGACATTTTCATTTGACACAGCTGCCGCTCAAGGTGCGGTTATTAAAGTAATCGGTGTCGGTGGTGGTGGCGGAAACGCTATCAATCGAATGATTGATGAAGGTGTAGCTGGCGTTGAGTTTATCGCCGCAAATACAGATGTTCAAGCATTGAGTAGTTCAAAAGCAGAAACAGTAATTCAACTTGGACCAAAATTGACCCGTGGACTAGGTGCTGGAGGTCAACCTGAGGTTGGTCGTAAGGCAGCTGAAGAAAGCGAAGAAGTGCTTACAGAAGCTCTCACAGGCTCAGACATGGTCTTTATCACAGCTGGTATGGGGGGAGGCTCTGGAACAGGAGCTGCTCCAGTCATTGCTCGCATTGCAAAAGGCTTAGGAGCTTTAACGGTAGCTGTGGTGACTCGTCCATTTGGTTTTGAAGGAAGTAAGCGTGGGAACTTTG
The window above is part of the Streptococcus himalayensis genome. Proteins encoded here:
- a CDS encoding cell division protein FtsQ/DivIB; the encoded protein is MTKKRKKQKEKKRHQEKSTDQPELAVEELSEWQKLNQEYLEKKAREQAEQEKEAEEQKKIRLEGEEDVAADAEEADADADKEETASQEEATDKKEADGEESEGDSRDTEEKETSEEDVPTLLSKEDIPEEDEEEAEQLSEKELKKQLKAEKKQARREAKAARAGNTVDKKHILRAVPIFLMSILVCALSIYFLTPYASLKEVTVSGNKEVSSKDILSASNIHPQDYTVTTFLQQKDHAQKITKSNPWIKETKLTYQFPITFKIKVKENTIVAYSYSAEQYYPVLSSGEELPTPVDAAKMPESFIRLDFSDKSMLRSFVQQLVVLPETVVANMGTVQHTPSRATPDLLTVNMLDGNTVLVPLGDLSKKLVYYNKIQGNLLPPSTVDMEVGIFSHLTTPPEKTEELETTEEELTLPQEDVN
- the ftsA gene encoding cell division protein FtsA translates to MARDGFFTGLDIGTSSIKVLVAEHVNNELNVIGVSNAKSAGVKDGIIVDIEAAAGAIKSAIAQAEEKAGISIKMVNVGLPANLLQLEPTQGMIPVTSETKEITNVDVENVVKSALTKSMTPDREVITFIPEEFVVDGFQGIRDPRGMMGIRLEMRGILYTGPRTILHNLRKTVERAGVQVENIVISPLAMIRSVLNEGEREFGTTVIDMGGGQTTVASVRGQELQYTNIYQEGGDYVTKDISKVLRTSQKLAESLKFNYGEAYVPAASEESFQVEVIGEVEPVEVTERYLAEIISARIRHIFDQIKQDLDRRHLLEFPGGIVIIGGGALLPGVVELAQEVFQVPVKLYVPNQIGIRNPAFAHVISLSEYAGNLAEVDILAQAAVHGDESLRHKAIEFTRPVQIEQRVNPLPNFTQPKPDNMQPIADMETVTIPVENGPEPEQPKEKLTDRVRHLLGNMFD